A stretch of the Malus domestica chromosome 08, GDT2T_hap1 genome encodes the following:
- the LOC103410437 gene encoding protein TIC 20-I, chloroplastic-like: MVPNGCAMAAGCSSVNFGVCKPSVSGGPVLSCASRFRAKAAGFPCLSSWRAQQEVMPLLNPCAASSPFFSRDHGSLLRTIPALKSRCKSRMAPQASKDVPYSFRFPPMTKKPKWWWRMLACLPYLMPLHETWMYAETAYHLHPFLEDFEFLTYPFLGAIGRLPSWFLMAYFFVAYLGVVRRKEWPHFFRFHVVMGMLLEIALQVIGTVSRWMPLAVYWGKVGMHFWTAIAFAYLFTVLEAIRCALAGMYADIPFVCDAAYIQIPYD; encoded by the exons ATGGTTCCGAATGGCTGCGCCATGGCCGCCGGGTGCAGCTCTGTGAATTTCGGAGTGTGCAAGCCATCGGTTTCTGGTGGCCCTGTCTTGTCTTGTGCTTCCCGTTTTCGAGCTAAGGCGGCTGGGTTTCCATGCTTGAGTTCATGGAGAGCTCAGCAGGAAG TTATGCCACTTTTGAACCCCTGTGCTGCATCGAGCCCATTTTTCAGCAGGGATCACGGTAGCTTGTTACGCACAATCCCTGCATTGAAAAGTAGATGCAAATCTCGTATGGCCCCTCAAGCATCTAAGGATGTTCCATACAGTTTTCGGTTCCCTCCAATGACTAAGAAGCCAAAGTGGTGGTGGAGGATGTTAGCCTGTCTCCCCTATTTGATGCCCCTACACGAGACATGGATGTATGCTGAGACAGCATATCATCTACACCCGTTCTTGGAGGACTTTGAATTCTTAACATACCCGTTCCTCGGAGCCATTGGGAGGTTGCCCAGCTGGTTCTTGATGGCATACTTTTTCGTTGCATATCTGGGAGTTGTGAGGAGAAAGGAATGGCCTCATTTCTTCAGGTTTCATGTGGTGATGGGCATGTTGCTGGAGATTGCCTTGCAGGTGATAGGGACCGTGAGCCGTTGGATGCCCCTTGCTGTCTACTGGGGTAAGGTTGGGATGCACTTCTGGACTGCCATTGCATTTGCTTACCTTTTTACCGTGTTGGAGGCCATACGTTGTGCTCTTGCTGGCATGTATGCTGATATCCCCTTCGTCTGCGATGCTGCATATATTCAAATTCCATATGACTAA
- the LOC103428619 gene encoding MDIS1-interacting receptor like kinase 2-like, which translates to MTSLDFHKQCLLAYCLVLFIQLLSPPSCPAFASATSTTEAEALLKWKATFQNHTRPQNLTSWAYLPAHTKAAPCFWTGISCNAVGSVSVINLTNFGIQGTLHEFSFLSFPNLQYLDLSYNNLFDVIPAQISSLSKLIYLDLFNNWLSGSIPTSLGDLTKITFLYLNRNNLSGTIPKEIGKLKSLVDLELSHNQLNGSIPTSLGQLTNLTTLYLHSNNLSGTIPKEIGKLKSLVDLELSHNQLNGSIPTSLGQLTNLTTLYLRSNNLSGTIPKEIGNLKKLATLELPSNQLIGYLPQNICCSGQLQYFSVFNNHLTGPIPKSLKTCKSLVRVRLEGNQFTGNISKDFGVYPNLDFIDMSHNKFYGEISQKWGQCSKLETLLIAGNNLTGNIPPEIVNAGKIHKLDLSSNHLVGAIPNGFGRMTSLQRLMLNGNQLSGCIPSKFGLLVDLEYLDLSSNKINGSIPSTFGNFLKLFHLNLSNNQFSQGIPLKLEKLVQLNELDLSHNSLEGSIPAEINNMESLQTLNLSHNNLSGFIPSSFEGMHGLSYVDVSYNEFEGPLPNNKAFRQALPEALQGNKGLCGNVEGLQSCTIGPGKDHKWVLGITFSLIAAILLLSTFFTIKFVVQRKKKRPQKVEKNLHEEILFSVLNFDGKSMYEEIIRATENFDSTYCIGSGGQGSVYKANLSSDNIVAVKKLHQLWDGEKNLETAFLNEIRALTEIRHRNIVKLYGFCSHHRHSFLVYEFVERGSLAAILSKDEEAKEVGWRKRVNIVNGVAHALAYMHHDCLPPIVHRDISTKNILLDSKYEASVSDFGTAKFLNPDSTNWTTVAGTYGYVAPELAYTMEVNEKCDVYSFGVVAMETIMGRHPGDFFSSLLSVPSSSTSSSTSTLPPHQMSVVDVLDQRILPPTHQEAREVLSLMKIAFSCLNPSPHSRPIMKRVTQLLSTQKLHLSKPICMITCGELLALDPLTA; encoded by the exons ATGACATCTTTAGATTTTCATAAACAATGCCTTTTGGCTTATTGCCTTGTCTTATTCATACAACTTCTTTCACCGCCAAGTTGCCCTGCTTTTGCTTCTGCTACTTCTACTACTGAAGCGGAAGCACTTCTCAAATGGAAAGCCACCTTTCAAAACCATACCCGCCCGCAAAATCTCACCTCGTGGGCTTACCTACCCGCTCATACAAAAGCAGCCCCATGCTTCTGGACTGGTATTTCATGCAATGCTGTTGGAAGTGTCAGTGTGATAAACCTTACCAATTTCGGGATACAAGGTACACTACATGAGTTTTCCTTCTTGTCTTTCCCCAATCTTCAATACCTCGATCTCAGCTACAATAATCTCTTTGATGTCATTCCAGCTCAGATCAGTTCCCTCTCCAAACTCATCTATCTTGATCTTTTTAACAATTGGCTAAGTGGTTCAATCCCAACATCCCTCGGTGATCTCACAAAAATTACATTTCTCTATCTCAACCGTAATAATCTTTCTGGCACAATTCCGAAAGAGATAGGGAAATTGAAATCTCTTGTGGACCTAGAATTGTCTCATAACCAGCTCAACGGTTCAATCCCAACATCCCTAGGCCAGCTCACAAACCTTACCACTCTCTATCTCCATAGTAATAATCTTTCTGGCACTATTCCTAAAGAGATAGGGAAATTGAAATCTCTTGTGGACCTAGAATTGTCTCATAACCAGCTCAACGGTTCAATCCCAACATCCCTAGGCCAGCTCACAAACCTTACCACTCTCTATCTCCGTAGTAATAATCTTTCTGGCACTATTCCTAAAGAGATAGGGAATTTGAAAAAGTTGGCTACACTGGAATTGCCAAGTAACCAATTAATAGGTTATTTGCCCCAAAATATTTGCTGTAGTGGACAACTTCAATACTTTTCAGTGTTCAACAACCATTTGACAGGTCCAATCCCCAAAAGCTTGAAAACATGCAAGAGCTTAGTTAGAGTTCGTCTTGAAGGGAACCAATTCACAGGCAATATATCAAAAGACTTTGGTGTTTATCCAAATCTTGATTTCATTGATATGAGTCACAATAAGTTTTATGGTGAAATTTCACAAAAATGGGGACAATGCTCAAAATTAGAAACCTTACTAATTGCGGGAAACAACCTTACTGGTAACATACCTCCCGAGATTGTCAATGCTGGCAAAATTCATAAACTCGACCTCTCTTCAAATCACTTAGTTGGGGCTATTCCGAACGGGTTCGGGAGAATGACTTCTTTGCAGAGGTTGATGCTGAATGGAAATCAACTTTCAGGTTGTATACCTTCGAAATTTGGATTACTTGTTGATCTTGAATATCTCGACTTGTcatcaaacaaaataaatgggtCAATTCCGAGCACATTcggcaactttctcaaattgttCCATCTGAATTTGAGCAACAATCAATTTTCCCAAGGAATTCCATTGAAGTTGGAAAAGTTAGTTCAGTTGAACGAACTTGATTTAAGTCACAACTCACTGGAAGGTAGCATACCCGCTGAAATCAACAATATGGAGAGTCTACAGACACTCAATCTTTCTCACAACAATCTTTCTGGTTTCATACCATCAAGTTTTGAAGGCATGCATGGATTGTCGTATGTGGATGTATCTTACAATGAATTCGAAGGTCCCCTtcccaacaacaaagcatttcgACAAGCTCTGCCAGAAGCTTTACAAGGGAACAAAGGACTGTGCGGCAACGTTGAAGGTTTGCAATCTTGCACAATTGGCCCAGGAAAGGACCACAAATGGGTACTTGGAATCACATTCTCCCTTATAGCAGCAATTTTACTTCTTTCTACTTTCTTTACAATTAAATTCGTAgtgcaaagaaagaagaaacgtCCACAAAAAGTAGAAAAAAACTTGCATGAAGAAATATTGTTTTCGGttttaaattttgatggaaaGTCAATGTATGAGGAAATCATAAGGGCGACAGAAAATTTTGATTCCACATATTGCATAGGGAGCGGAGGACAAGGAAGCGTCTACAAAGCAAATTTGTCAAGTGACAACATAGTGGCTGTGAAAAAACTACATCAATTGTGGGATGGTGAGAAGAATTTGGAGACGGCATTCTTGAATGAAATAAGGGCACTAACAGAGATAAGACACCGGAATATTGTGAAGCTTTATGGTTTCTGTTCACACCATCGACACTCGTTCTTGGTGTACGAGTTTGTTGAAAGAGGTAGCTTGGCTGCAATTTTGAGCAAAGATGAAGAAGCTAAAGAAGTAGGGTGGAGAAAAAGGGTTAATATTGTTAACGGTGTAGCTCATGCCTTGGCATACATGCACCACGATTGCTTGCCACCAATTGTGCACCGGGACATATCAACCAAGAATATTTTGTTGGATTCTAAATATGAGGCCTCTGTTTCAGACTTTGGCACTGCTAAGTTTTTGAATCCAGACTCAACAAATTGGACTACCGTTGCAGGCACATATGGGTATGTCGCACCAG AACTTGCATATACCATGGAAGTGAACGAAAAATGCGATGTTTATAGCTTTGGAGTGGTTGCTATGGAAACAATCATGGGAAGGCATCCTGGTGATTTTTTCTCATCATTGTTATCAGTGCCTTCTTCGTCCACGTCGTCATCAACATCAACATTACCACCCCATCAAATGTCAGTTGTGGATGTTCTAGACCAACGCATTTTGCCTCCAACACATCAAGAAGCAAGGGAAGTACTCTCTCTTATGAAGATTGCATTTTCATGCTTGAATCCCAGTCCGCATTCTCGTCCTATAATGAAACGGGTTACTCAACTCCTCTCAACTCAGAAGTTGCATTTGTCGAAGCCAATATGTATGATAACCTGCGGTGAATTGCTTGCTCTAGATCCTTTGACGGCTTGA